Proteins co-encoded in one Ammoniphilus sp. CFH 90114 genomic window:
- a CDS encoding ABC-2 family transporter protein, translating into MLSMYVEMIRIRFLMMLAYRVNYYSGILVYSINIGAYYFLWNAIYGGQSSMGGMTSLQMTSYVAVSWMARAFYFNNIDREMALEIKDGKVAIEMIRPYNYLAVKTMQALGEGVFRLFFFSVPGMLIVSLLFPIVFPSDAATWLLYGVSLMFSFIINTELNLITGVLAFFLLNNEGIMRAKRVIVDLFSGLILPISFYPEWARSILEYLPFQAISYLPGLIFTGAAEGEAVQRALLVQTTWALVLLVPLYFLWIRAKKTLVVQGG; encoded by the coding sequence ATGCTTAGTATGTATGTAGAAATGATACGGATTCGATTCCTGATGATGTTGGCCTATCGTGTCAATTACTACTCGGGAATATTAGTTTACAGTATTAATATTGGTGCTTACTATTTCTTATGGAACGCCATTTATGGCGGCCAATCCTCCATGGGGGGAATGACTTCTTTACAGATGACCAGCTATGTTGCGGTCTCTTGGATGGCGCGGGCGTTTTACTTCAATAATATTGACCGCGAAATGGCCTTAGAGATAAAGGATGGAAAAGTGGCCATTGAAATGATAAGACCCTATAACTATCTGGCGGTGAAGACGATGCAGGCCCTAGGAGAAGGGGTGTTTCGTTTGTTTTTCTTCTCCGTTCCAGGAATGCTGATTGTTTCCTTGTTATTTCCGATCGTTTTTCCAAGTGATGCGGCTACTTGGTTGCTGTATGGGGTAAGTTTAATGTTTAGCTTTATTATTAATACCGAACTTAATCTGATTACAGGAGTCTTAGCCTTTTTCCTGCTAAATAATGAAGGTATTATGAGAGCGAAACGGGTTATTGTAGATTTGTTCTCTGGACTCATCCTTCCCATTAGTTTTTATCCCGAGTGGGCGAGATCCATACTAGAATACCTTCCTTTTCAAGCGATTAGTTATCTTCCAGGGCTAATATTCACGGGCGCAGCGGAAGGGGAAGCGGTACAGCGAGCTCTACTCGTGCAAACAACATGGGCACTTGTATTGTTAGTTCCACTCTACTTTCTATGGATCCGTGCAAAAAAGACCCTTGTGGTACAGGGGGGTTAA
- a CDS encoding ATP-binding cassette domain-containing protein, with the protein MLRIEVKQLTKQFKSYHSREGLAGAFRDLFSREYHSVNAVNGISFDVQAGEMVGYIGENGAGKSTTIKMLTGILQPTSGYLRINDMDPHKQREEFVQTIGVVFGQRSQLWWDIAVQESFRLLKKVYKVSDADYKQHMGEVIEILEIGELLNRPVRKLSLGQRMRCELAAALIHNPPLLFLDEPTIGLDVLVKLKIRDFLRELNRKYGTTVLLTTHDLADIEALCSRVVMLDEGNIIYDGSLQELRENWGGGKSAVIEFTRKVELDELTALTEGQPIGWKQENPIRFKADFLSPSLTVSDLLSRVAPYIDVKDIRIEETSTEEIVQKIYKEGISYA; encoded by the coding sequence ATGTTAAGAATAGAAGTAAAACAATTAACTAAACAATTTAAGTCTTACCACAGTCGTGAGGGTTTGGCTGGGGCCTTTCGTGATCTTTTTTCACGAGAGTATCATAGCGTTAACGCTGTAAATGGCATTTCCTTTGATGTTCAAGCAGGAGAAATGGTTGGGTATATTGGGGAGAACGGAGCGGGGAAGTCAACCACGATCAAGATGCTTACAGGCATTCTTCAACCCACCTCAGGTTATCTTCGGATTAATGACATGGATCCTCATAAACAGCGGGAAGAGTTTGTGCAAACGATTGGGGTTGTCTTTGGGCAAAGGAGTCAATTGTGGTGGGATATTGCTGTACAAGAATCCTTCCGTCTACTCAAGAAAGTGTATAAAGTCTCGGATGCAGACTATAAACAGCACATGGGAGAAGTCATAGAAATTCTCGAGATTGGAGAATTACTTAATCGGCCAGTTCGAAAGCTAAGTCTAGGACAACGTATGAGATGTGAGCTGGCAGCAGCCTTAATCCATAATCCGCCTCTCTTGTTTCTAGATGAGCCGACAATCGGATTGGACGTTTTAGTGAAGCTCAAGATTCGAGACTTCCTGCGGGAGCTTAATCGGAAATATGGAACAACGGTACTTTTAACCACCCATGATCTCGCGGACATTGAGGCTCTCTGTTCACGTGTGGTCATGCTTGATGAGGGGAATATCATTTATGACGGGAGTCTTCAGGAGTTAAGAGAAAATTGGGGTGGAGGAAAAAGTGCTGTTATTGAATTTACTAGAAAAGTGGAGCTAGATGAATTGACGGCCCTAACAGAAGGTCAGCCTATTGGCTGGAAGCAGGAGAATCCCATTCGTTTTAAAGCTGATTTTCTCAGTCCAAGTCTTACTGTCTCTGACCTTCTCTCACGTGTCGCGCCCTATATTGATGTAAAGGATATCCGCATCGAGGAAACGAGCACAGAGGAAATTGTACAAAAGATCTATAAAGAAGGAATTTCTTATGCTTAG